Part of the Arthrobacter globiformis genome is shown below.
CAGACCCTGCACAGATACCTGCACCGGCAGCCGCCGGCGCCATCAATGCCCGTCCTGCAATTACAGGTCGATGCCTTCGATCTCTACTACAACAACGAACGTGAACATCAGGGCCTGCCTCCCGGCCTGACTCCCCGGGAAGCCTGGGACGCCACCCCGAAGACACCCCCGCCCGCCCCGCCGGAACCGGCCGTGGCCGGACCGGGCCGGCGAAGCGCGCAACGGACAGTGGACCGGAACGGGTGCGCGACGATCCTGGGAACCCATTTCAAACTGGGCAATGAACACATCGGAACGACTGTCCATATCCTCTACGACGATGCCGTCATCATGTTCTTCGGAGCGCAAGGGACCGAAATCATCAGCCACCGCCGGCCGGCCCAAGGCACTCCCTACGTCGGCAACGGCAAACCCTCAGGGGTCGCAGCCAACCCCCGGGGAGCCCGCAAGAAACGGAGCATCTACCCGACGCTCAAAGCCCGCCAGCCAACGCCAGAGAACGAAGTGTCCACATAGCCATGAGACATCAAATGTCTACGAAGTCCTGAGACAGGAAGTGTCCACGAGGTCCTGAGACATGACAAACGCTGGGAACGCCCACAACTGCTACCTAGTTGGGTCCGTTCGGCTCCCCCCGCCCGGGGGGAACGCGGCACTAGGCTGGGCACCATGAACCCCTCCGGCAGCCTGAACCCCAGCCCGCGGACCCTTGAGGTGAACAGCGTTGCCAGCTTCGACCGGCTGGTGAATGCGGGGGCCCGGGCGATGCACGGCTGGCACGCTCAGTCGCTTGACCTCCGCGGACGGGCCACAGCCCTGGCAGCCATGGATGCCGAGGGTGCGATTTTCCTGGGCTGCACCTTCGACCCGGGCGTGGAGGCAACACTTCGCAGCCGGGGCGCACTGATTTTTCCGCGGCTTACCGGCGTTCCTTTCAATCCGTACCGGGCAGGGCTCTACACCCCGCAGGAGCTGTACGCAGGCATTGTTGGTGAGCCGTACGAGAAAACCCCCGACGCTTTGGTCTACCAATGGAGCATGCGGCCGGGCCAGCGGAACCGCCTCGATTCCACACTCGCGGCAGCCCTGCACGATCACGCCGTCGGCGATGCCCTGGAGGAGTTTGTCCGTAGCCTCAACAGCGGGGGCCGTTCCATAGTCGGGGTCATGGGCGGCCACGCCCTGCAGCGGGGGACCGGCGGCTTCGCCGCTGCTGCCACGCTGGGCCGGCTCCTGGCCCGCCGCGGCCACCTGGTGGCCACCGGCGGCGGGCCCGGGGCCATGGAGGCCGCGAACCTGGGCGCCTACTTCAGCGCGGCCAATGACGACGATTTCCAGGACGTGCTCCGCGAACTGGCGGCCGTCCCCGGCTTCCGCCCCTCAGTGTCCGCATGGGCGCGTGCTGCGGCAGCCGCCGTCGAACGCTTTCCGGGCGGAACCGCGTCCCTCGGCATTCCCACGTGGTTCTACGGCCACGAGCCGCCCAACTATTTCGCCACCCACATCGCCAAGTACTTTGCCAACGCCGTCCGCGAGGCCATTCTCCTGGAGGTCTGCAACGGAGGCATCGTGTTCCTGCCCGGTGCCGCGGGCACCGTGCAGGAGATCTTCCAGGATGCCTGCGAGAACTACTACGGCGCCCAGGAGACCATGACCCCCATGGTGCTGGTGGGCAGGGAACATTGGGAGGAACGGTTTCCGGCCTGGCCGATGCTGCAAAGCCTCGCCGCCGGCCGGGCCATGGAGCAGCGCATCTTCCTGGTGGACAGCGTGGACGAGGCGCTCGCGGTCCTCGGCGGGTGAAGGCGCCCCGCTGGAATAAGAGGCAGGCCTACAGGTCCTTGCGGCAGGGTGCCCTGCTCAGTTGATACAGGCCGTTGAGGTCGCCCGCCGCGAGGCCGTCAGGGGCGCCGATCTCCGGATACAGGAGCTGCACGGGGTCGTCGACGTGCTCCAGCCCCATCACGTGGCCCAGTTCGTGAAGGATGACGGCGGTGGCATAGGCGGTGCCGTCGGGGCGTTCCAGTTCCATAGCCATCTGCGGGGCATCGAGTTCCAGGCTGCCCGTGACGTAGCTCTTGGGCCCGTTCCCATAGCTGTAGTGGGTGCTGCCGCCGGTGCCGATGACCTTGCCGCCCAGCTTGGGAGCCGCGTCCGGCGTGGTCCAGCTGATGAGCAGGGGTGCCCAGCGCTCGCCGTAGGCCCCGGGCTGGTAGGGGGCGCGCGGGTCCGAGGGCTGCTCATCGGTGGCCCCGTCGTCGACAAATTGGATGCCGGTGGCGCGGGAGATTTCCTTGATCGCCAGTGGAACCAGGCCCGCCGCACCCTCCGGCGCAAGACGCGCATTCACCACGTAATGCAGCGGACGGCACGGAGAGTAGCCCACGGGGGAGCCGTCGCTGTTCACGGCCAGAAACTTGTAGGAGTCGCTGGGCTCCGGAGGCGGCTCCGGCGCGCCCAGGGGAGTGGCTGCCTCCTCGAGGCCTGACGGCGGTGCGTCCCCGGTACGGCCAAAGCCCCCGGGCGCGCCGGACTCCGCTCCGGCAGACTGTGCCTTCTGCCCGGGTTGCCCCGCCTGCCCGGCCGGATCCTGGCCCGCAGGATCCTGGTCAGAATCGACCCCGCCGGAATCATCCTGCCGGGATGCGGCGGGTGGGTCCCCGGAACCGATGCGGAAGTTCAGCACGCCCGCAAAGCGGGGGTCCCCGTACGCCATTCCGGCCGCAAGGAACGCTGCACAGCCAAGGGCCGCGAGCACGATCAGACGGCGGATAAATCTCGCTGCCGTGGTGGCCGGACCCGAGTGGCGCGGCCGGTGCCTGCGGTGAATGGATCCAGGATCGTGACCCTCCACTGCACCCCTTTCACGGCATTCCTCGGCGGCGCCGCCTCCACAACGGAATCAGGCACCGGGCAAACAAGGCACTAGGCGAACTAGTACCAGGCAACAAGGCACCCAACCAACAAGCACCAGACAAACAGGCCCACTGTACAGTTCCCCTCGCCAGGCCAGGAAACCAGCTGAGCGATCCGGGAAAGTCAGGCAGTCCCCGTGAATCAGGCGATGACAGCGCCGAACGCCATGCCCAGGAGGTAGGTGACGCCGGCCGCTCCCAGCCCGATGGCGAGCTGCCGCAGGCCGCGGGTCAGCGGCGAGGTGCCGGACAGCAGGCCGACGGTGCCGCCGGTGGCCAGCAGCGCAATGCTGACCAGGACTGCCGCCACGATCAGGGCGCCGATCCCGGTCATGCCAAAAAGGAAGGGAATGGTGGGCACGATGGCGCCCGAGGCGAAGAAGCAGAAGCTGGAGAGCGCGGCGCCCCAGGCAGTGCCCACGGCTTCGTGTTCGTCCTCGGTCTCCGGCAGTTCGGGATGGAGCGAGAGACTCGGATCGCAGTCGCACGTGAAGAGGCCCATGCGCTCGGCCACGCGGTGTTCGGCGGCCTCGCGCGACATGCCGCGGGCAAGGTAGACCAGCAGGAGCTCGTTGTGTTCGATGTCCAGCTGGGGTGCCGCCACCAGCGTCACCTGGGTGGGCCGGGTGGCGGCCAGGAGCTCGCGCTGGGAACGGACGGAAACGAACTCGCCAGCGCCCATGGAGAACGCGCCGGCCAGGAGTCCGGAGATGCCGCTGAGCAGGACCACGCCGCTGCCAACACCCGTGGCGGCCATGCCCATGACGAGCGAGAGGTTGCTGACCAGGCCGTCGTTGGCGCCGAAGACGGCGGCGCGGAAGGTGCCGGCCAGCCGGTTCCGGCCGCGCGTGGCCAGGCCGCGGACCACTTCCTCGTGGATCTGTTCGTCCGCCGCCATGGCTGGAGTCGCGGACGGTTCCCTGGTGTAGGGGGAGCGGCCCTCGGCCCGCTGCGCCAGCGCGAGCACAAACACGGACCCGAAATGCCGGGCCAGGAAGCCCAGGAGGCGGCTGCGGAAGGAGGCGTGCCGGGGCTTGCCCGCGTGCTCGCCCAGCAGCTTCAGCCAGTGCGCCTCGTGGCGGCCTTCGGCTTCGGCGAGGGCCAAAAGGATGGCCCGCTCTTCGCCGGAGCGGTTCTGCGCGAGGTCACGGTAGACGGCAGCCTCGGCCCGCTCGTCGGCGAGGTACTGGCGCCAGCGCTTGATGTCCGCAGCGGTGGGCTCTGGACGAGTTGCGGCGGTGCCGTTGGGTGCCGCGCCGTTGCTCGAAGCAGACGGGGCGGACGCGTTGCCGGTGGTATGAGGGTCAGATTTTGCGTGCTGAGACACGGGAACTCCTGGGTAGATGGGACGTGATGCGGCCCCATTGCATCGCCCACTTTACCGCGTAATTCCGCGGTTTTTCGGCCGGTAACCCTTAGTAAAAGGTTTAGGGAAACCTCAATAGCTCCGGCCGCCGGAGGCAAAGCGGCCAGCCGGCATGAACGCCCTTGACCGCCTGCACCCGCAGTGATCTGATGAAAATGTGCCCCGGCGACGCCGGGTACGGAAGTCCAACCACACGGAGGTCTGCCTGATGAACACCAACGGATCGCGCCCCGAGCCGGACACCCGCCACACCATCGAGTCCGATCCCGCCTACGACTTTGCCGAGGACGCGCCTGTGGACGAAGACTGGGACACAGAGGACGAATTCCTCGATTCCGAGGAGCGGGTTGTTCCCGCTAACTCCGAGGCAGTCGATGACGACGAACGGGTAGTTCCGAGCGATGCGGACGACGAGTTCCGTGCGGACGAAGGCTTCGAATCCTAAAGCGTCAGTTCAACTCTGGCGTCCGTTCCAACTACTGACGTCCGTTTCGTCCCTGGACCGTTCCCTCCTGCTTAAGCCCAACTCGTTAAACCACGACGGCGGTGCCTCCTTACGCTGGGAGGCACCGCCGTCGTCGTGCGCTGTTGCTAAACCTGCCGGCAGCAGGTGACCGGGCAGGTTACCGGGCGCTGGCCGTAACCGGCACTTCCTCGGTGTCCCTGCCGGCCACCCGGCGGTACCAGCGGCTCATGACCGCGGGATCCGTGGGCTTGGTCAGCAGCGACACTGCAACGTAGACCACCGCGGAGGCGAGCAGGCCGTAGTAGATCGGCTCGTTGGCGAAGACGCCGTCCAGCGGTGCCTTGGCATTGATCTCCAGGACGATCATGGTGCCGAGCGTCACCACGGAGCCGACCGCCATGGACGCCGCCGCCGCGACGCCGGTGCCGCGCTTCCAGATGAGTCCGCCGAGGATGGCCACGAGGAGACCGCCCACCAGGATGTCGTAGGCGATGGTGAGGGCCGCGACGACGTCCTTGGTGATGATGGCGATGAGGATGGCCACGATGCCCAGCCCGAGGACCCACATGCGGTTGGCCTTGACGTCGTGCTCGGGGTTGTCGGAGTCGTCAGTATTGATGGTCTTGCCGAACCAGCCGGCCACGAACGGCAGCACGTCGGCACGGGCAACGGTGGCGGCGGCGATCAGAGCGCCGGAGGCGGTGGACATCATGGCCGCGACGGCGGCGGCGAGCACCAGGCCGCCGATGCCGATGGGCAGCAGGTTCTGGGCGACCTCGGCGTAGACAACGTCCTTGCCTTCGGTGGCGACGTCGATGGTGGGCAGTGCCACCCTCGCGGCGAGGCCGATCAGTGCGCCGGCCGCGCCGTAGAGGATGCAGTAGATGCCGGCGGTGGCGCCTCCCCAGCGGGCAACCCGGGGCGTCTTGGCGGTGAACACGCGCTGCCAGATGTCCTGTCCGATCAGCAGGCCGAGGGTGTAGACGACGAAGTAAGTGATGATCGTCTGGAGGCCGATGCCGTCGATCTGGAAGAAGCTGGCCTCCACGCGGCTGCGGATGCCGTCAACGCCCCCGGCTGCGTTGAGCGTGAAAGGCAGCATGAGGAAGAAGATGCCTACTGTCTTGATGACGAACTGGACCTGGTCGGCCAGGGTGATGGACCACATGCCGCCGATGGTCGAGTACACCAGCACGATGGCGCCGCCGATGGCGATGGCCAGTGCCCGGTCCCAGCCGAACAGGACCACGAAGATGGTTGCGTACGCGCTCGTGGACGTGGCGCAGAGCATCAGGGTGTAGGCGAGCATGATGATGCCGGATGTCCGGGTGGCCTGGCTGCCGTAGCGCAGGGACAGCATCTGCGAGACGGTGTAGATCTTCAGCTTCTGGATGGTGCCGGCGAAGAGAAGGCTCAGCAGCAGCACACCGGCACCGATCGCCACCACGAGCCACATGCCCGAGATGCCGAATTTGTAGCCCAGGCCGACGCCGCCAACGGTGGAGGCGCCGCCCAGGACGACGGCGGCCATGGTTCCGGTGTAGAGGAACGGCCCCAGGCGGCGGCCGGCCACGAGGAAGTCGCTGTTGTTCTTGGTGCGGGACTTGCCCCACCAGCCGAAGGCCAGCATGGCGGCCAGGTAGACCACCACGATGGCGATATTGACGAAACTTGCGTCCATGATTGGGGATCCTTGGAGCTTTGGCAGCTTGCGGGCGAGCCGGGAAACGGGCTGGCCGGATGGCGTGCACTGAACGGAAATCTGGGGGGAACGCTGGGTTCCTTGCTGCGCGTCTCCTCGTGGGAGTTGTTTCACAAGCAACAGTTGTTGCGTTAGAGCGTAGGCTGTGATTCGAGTAACAGTCAAGACGCAAAGCTCCGCGGCGCGGTTCGCCCCGCGTCACGGAGGGGCCGGGCCGCTAATATGACTCCAATGATGGGGCCGGGCTGCCGGCCGTGAAAGGTTCGTAAATGAAGGCACTACCAGTTGAGCCGAGCAATGTTCCGGTTGCCATCGGTTCAAGAATCCGTGCCGCGCGCCAGTCCCAGCGGCTCACCATCGAGCAGGTGGCCGACGCCACCGGATTGACCAAAGGTTTCCTGAGCCGCGTGGAGCGGGACCTGACCTCGCCGTCCGTGGCGTCCCTCGTTACTCTGTGCCAGGTGCTGTCCATCTCCATTGGCGACCTGTTCGCCGCGCCGGAGACCCATCTAACGAAGCGGGATGCGGGTCCCCGCATCTCCCTCGGCGGTGAGGGGATCGTCGAGCGGCTGCTGACCGCCCGGTCCGAGCGGCGCGTGCAGATCATCCAGGCCGTCATCGATCCGCGGGGACGCGGCGAATCGGAGCTGTATGCCGTTGACTGCGACGTCGACGTCCTGCACGTGATCAAGGGGACCATCAATCTCATTCTCACGAACGAGGAGTACGAGCTGACCTCGGGCGATACCGTCACCTTCCCGGGCCGGGAACCGCATACCTGGGTCAACCCCACCGATGAGCCGGTCGAGGTTCTCTGGGTGCTAGTGCCGGCCGCCAGCCGGTAGCGCTCTTTGCCTTAGGGCCCGGGCCGCCACCTTTGGTGGCCCGGGTCTTTTTCTGCCCCAGCTTCCCAACGCTGGTAAACAGTCGATGCACATTGGGCAACTTCAAGTGTATGATGGCTGTCACAACCCACCGTCGACAATTCATCCTCGAAGGAGAGGCGTTCCTTTGGAAGAGCTGCGCATCGAAGCCAACGGCAACCTTGGCCCCATCGATTCATCCCGTATTCCCCGCTACGCCGGGGCGGCAACCTATGCCCGCCTGCCGCGCCTGGACCAGGTGGCCAAGTCGGACGTCACCGTGGTGGGCGTGCCCTTTGATTCCGGCGTCTCCTACCGCCCGGGTGCACGCTTCGGCGCCAACCACGTCCGCGAGGCGAGCCGGCTGCTCCGCCCGTACAACCCGGCCTGGGACGTCAGCCCGTTCGAGAACTGCCAAGTGGCCGACGCCGGCGACATGGCCGTGAACCCGTTCAACATCAACGAGGCCATCGAGACTATCCAGCAGAACGCCCTCGACCTGACGGCGGCCGGCAGCAAGCTGCTCACCCTGGGTGGCGACCACACCATTGCGCTGCCGCTCCTGCGCGCCGCGGCCGAGCGCGCCGGCGGCCCCATTGCCATGCTGCACTTCGACGCCCACCTGGACACCTGGGACACCTACTTCGGCGCGGAGTACACCCACGGCACGCCGTTCCGCCGTGCTGTGGAGGAGGGCATCCTGGACACGGAGGCCATCAGTCACATAGGCACCCGCGGCCCGCTGTACGGGAAGAAGGATCTCGACGACGACCAGCGGTTCGGGTTTGGCATCGTCACTTCCGCGGACGTCTACTACCAGGGTGTCCTTGAGACTGTGGCCAAAGTGCGGGACCGGATCGGGGACCGTCCCCTGTACATTTCCGTGGATATCGACGTTCTGGATCCCGCCCACGCGCCTGGAACCGGCACGCCGGAAGCCGGCGGCATCACCAGCCGGGAGCTGCTGGAGATCATCCGCGGCTTCCGCGGCATGAACCTCGTTGGCGCCGACGTCGTTGAAGTGGCCCCGGCCTACGACCACGCCGAGATCACCGGCGTGGCCGCCAGCCATGTCGCCTATGAGCTCGTCACCCTCATGGCGGACAACACCGTCGAGGGCGACCGCTTCGGTGCCGAGACCGGCTACGCCGCCCAGGCTCTGGGCCGGGAAGCCCGCCGTCCGGCAGGGTTCGCGGCAGCCTCGCCCGCGCCCGCAGACAATGGCGCTGTCCGTGCCGCTGTGGGGGGGTACTCCCAGTGACCGCCGGGACCGGTGTCCGCAACGGCGGGGACCTCGTCGTCGAGACCCTCGAGGCGCTGGGCGCGAAGACGGTGTTCGGCATCCCCGGCCAGCACGCGCTGGGCCTCTTCGACGCGATGGGCCGGGGCAACCTGAAGTTCGTGTCCTCCCGGGTGGAGAACAATTCTGCGTTTGCGGCGGACGGCTACTCACGTGCCACGGGGGAGGTGGGCGTGCTGTTCCTGTCCACCGGTCCGGGCGCTCTGACGTCGCTCGCCGGGCTGCAGGAAGCGTACGCCACGGGTGTGCCCATGGTGGTGGTTGCCAGCCAGATCCCGCTTGAGGGCCTGGGTGCCCGCCGGAAAGGCATGCTGCACCAGCTGGATGACCAGAAGGCGTCGGCCGCCAACGTCACCAAGAGCCAGCGCCTGATCCAGCACGCGTCGGGCATTCCGTCCGCCATCCAGGATGCCTGGACCGAGGCAATCTCGTCGCCGCAGGGCCCGGTATGGCTGGAAGTCCCGCAGAACGTGCTGCTGGACCCCATCATGGTGCCGCCCGTGGAGGATGCGCTGGCCGAAGCGGCGGACAACCCGCCGCGCGTCGAACTTGTCCGGGAAGCCGTGAAATGGCTGTCGACGGCGGAGCGTCCGGCCATCATTGCAGGCGGCGGAACCCGTCGGGGCCGGGCGGAAAAGTCGCTGCTCTCGATCGCGGAAAAGCTCCGGGCTCCAGTCATATGCACGCCCGGCGGGAACGGGGCCTTCCCGTGGAACCATGAACTGTCGCTGCAGTCGTGGATTGAGGACCGGCATATGACGGACCTTCTGGAGGACGCGGACGTCCTGGTGGTCATAGGCTCCTCCCTCGGCGAAGTCACGTCCAACTACTTCACCTTTGAACCCCGCGGCAGGATCATTCAGATCGACGCCGAACCGCGCGTCCTGGAATCCAACCGGCCCGGCCTGGGAATCCGCGCCGACGCCGGCCAGGCGCTCGCAGCCCTCGACGCTTCGCTGGTGGTGCCCGCCGACGCCCGGCCCGACTGGCACGGAACCACGCCGGAGGACCTCGTGCGGGAGTCGCTGCGGAAGGTGAAGGAACGGCTGGAATCGCAGGACCTGGCCAAGGAACTGAAGTTCATGGCCGACATCCGCGAGGCAGTTCCGGCGGACATGCAGACGTTCTGGGACATGACCATCTCGGCGTACTGGGGCTGGAGCTGCTGGGACGCCCGTGAAGGGCAGTTCCACTCGGCCCAGGGCGCCGGCGGTTTGGGCTACGGGTTCCCTGCGGCGATCGGCGGGGCCGTGGGCCTGGAAACCGTGGGCAGGTCCGCTGCTTCGGCCCGCGTGCTCGCTGTCTCCGGCGACGGCTCGGCCATGTACTCCATCGCCGAACTCGCCACAGCCGCGCAGCACAACGTGCCCGTCACCTGGCTGATCGTGGACGACGGCGGCTACGGCATCCTCCGCGAATACATGGTGGGTGCCTTCGGCAAGGCCACCGCCACCGAACTCGCCCGGCCGGACTTCGTGAAGCTTGCGGAATCCTTCGGTGTGCCTGCCGCCCGGGTCGCACCGGAAAACGTGGGGGACGCGCTCAAGGCAGGCTTCGCCGCGGACGGGCCGAACGTCGTCGTCGTCGAAACACTGCTCAAGATGTTCGCCCCCACCCACCTGGACACCTGACCCGCGCCCTTCCAGCGCTCTTCCAGCGCGAACGGACACTTGAGGCCCCATTTCCATCTCGGATTCGGGGCCTCAAATGCCCGTTCGCGCTGCTGCCTTTTAAACGCACGGGGTGCCTGGCACGGATTGCTTAGTTTCCTAAAGCAACCATTTCTTGCTATAGTTGCCTAAGGCAAGCAATAAGGGGCAATCCATCATGGCAGTTGAGCCAAACACCGCGGCCGAACTCGTGCGTCAGATCTTTGACCTCCAGCGCGCCGT
Proteins encoded:
- a CDS encoding integrase core domain-containing protein, whose protein sequence is MAIFQLIDDHSRLALASLVATGETSAAAIAVVTLAIECHGAPQKFLSDNGSALNPTRRGRTGALVEFLKARGIEPITGKPYKPTTQGKNERFHQTLHRYLHRQPPAPSMPVLQLQVDAFDLYYNNEREHQGLPPGLTPREAWDATPKTPPPAPPEPAVAGPGRRSAQRTVDRNGCATILGTHFKLGNEHIGTTVHILYDDAVIMFFGAQGTEIISHRRPAQGTPYVGNGKPSGVAANPRGARKKRSIYPTLKARQPTPENEVST
- a CDS encoding thiamine pyrophosphate-binding protein, with protein sequence MTAGTGVRNGGDLVVETLEALGAKTVFGIPGQHALGLFDAMGRGNLKFVSSRVENNSAFAADGYSRATGEVGVLFLSTGPGALTSLAGLQEAYATGVPMVVVASQIPLEGLGARRKGMLHQLDDQKASAANVTKSQRLIQHASGIPSAIQDAWTEAISSPQGPVWLEVPQNVLLDPIMVPPVEDALAEAADNPPRVELVREAVKWLSTAERPAIIAGGGTRRGRAEKSLLSIAEKLRAPVICTPGGNGAFPWNHELSLQSWIEDRHMTDLLEDADVLVVIGSSLGEVTSNYFTFEPRGRIIQIDAEPRVLESNRPGLGIRADAGQALAALDASLVVPADARPDWHGTTPEDLVRESLRKVKERLESQDLAKELKFMADIREAVPADMQTFWDMTISAYWGWSCWDAREGQFHSAQGAGGLGYGFPAAIGGAVGLETVGRSAASARVLAVSGDGSAMYSIAELATAAQHNVPVTWLIVDDGGYGILREYMVGAFGKATATELARPDFVKLAESFGVPAARVAPENVGDALKAGFAADGPNVVVVETLLKMFAPTHLDT
- a CDS encoding helix-turn-helix domain-containing protein produces the protein MKALPVEPSNVPVAIGSRIRAARQSQRLTIEQVADATGLTKGFLSRVERDLTSPSVASLVTLCQVLSISIGDLFAAPETHLTKRDAGPRISLGGEGIVERLLTARSERRVQIIQAVIDPRGRGESELYAVDCDVDVLHVIKGTINLILTNEEYELTSGDTVTFPGREPHTWVNPTDEPVEVLWVLVPAASR
- a CDS encoding matrixin family metalloprotease, giving the protein MEGHDPGSIHRRHRPRHSGPATTAARFIRRLIVLAALGCAAFLAAGMAYGDPRFAGVLNFRIGSGDPPAASRQDDSGGVDSDQDPAGQDPAGQAGQPGQKAQSAGAESGAPGGFGRTGDAPPSGLEEAATPLGAPEPPPEPSDSYKFLAVNSDGSPVGYSPCRPLHYVVNARLAPEGAAGLVPLAIKEISRATGIQFVDDGATDEQPSDPRAPYQPGAYGERWAPLLISWTTPDAAPKLGGKVIGTGGSTHYSYGNGPKSYVTGSLELDAPQMAMELERPDGTAYATAVILHELGHVMGLEHVDDPVQLLYPEIGAPDGLAAGDLNGLYQLSRAPCRKDL
- a CDS encoding VIT1/CCC1 transporter family protein; translation: MSQHAKSDPHTTGNASAPSASSNGAAPNGTAATRPEPTAADIKRWRQYLADERAEAAVYRDLAQNRSGEERAILLALAEAEGRHEAHWLKLLGEHAGKPRHASFRSRLLGFLARHFGSVFVLALAQRAEGRSPYTREPSATPAMAADEQIHEEVVRGLATRGRNRLAGTFRAAVFGANDGLVSNLSLVMGMAATGVGSGVVLLSGISGLLAGAFSMGAGEFVSVRSQRELLAATRPTQVTLVAAPQLDIEHNELLLVYLARGMSREAAEHRVAERMGLFTCDCDPSLSLHPELPETEDEHEAVGTAWGAALSSFCFFASGAIVPTIPFLFGMTGIGALIVAAVLVSIALLATGGTVGLLSGTSPLTRGLRQLAIGLGAAGVTYLLGMAFGAVIA
- a CDS encoding sodium:solute symporter, which encodes MDASFVNIAIVVVYLAAMLAFGWWGKSRTKNNSDFLVAGRRLGPFLYTGTMAAVVLGGASTVGGVGLGYKFGISGMWLVVAIGAGVLLLSLLFAGTIQKLKIYTVSQMLSLRYGSQATRTSGIIMLAYTLMLCATSTSAYATIFVVLFGWDRALAIAIGGAIVLVYSTIGGMWSITLADQVQFVIKTVGIFFLMLPFTLNAAGGVDGIRSRVEASFFQIDGIGLQTIITYFVVYTLGLLIGQDIWQRVFTAKTPRVARWGGATAGIYCILYGAAGALIGLAARVALPTIDVATEGKDVVYAEVAQNLLPIGIGGLVLAAAVAAMMSTASGALIAAATVARADVLPFVAGWFGKTINTDDSDNPEHDVKANRMWVLGLGIVAILIAIITKDVVAALTIAYDILVGGLLVAILGGLIWKRGTGVAAAASMAVGSVVTLGTMIVLEINAKAPLDGVFANEPIYYGLLASAVVYVAVSLLTKPTDPAVMSRWYRRVAGRDTEEVPVTASAR
- a CDS encoding LOG family protein — protein: MNPSGSLNPSPRTLEVNSVASFDRLVNAGARAMHGWHAQSLDLRGRATALAAMDAEGAIFLGCTFDPGVEATLRSRGALIFPRLTGVPFNPYRAGLYTPQELYAGIVGEPYEKTPDALVYQWSMRPGQRNRLDSTLAAALHDHAVGDALEEFVRSLNSGGRSIVGVMGGHALQRGTGGFAAAATLGRLLARRGHLVATGGGPGAMEAANLGAYFSAANDDDFQDVLRELAAVPGFRPSVSAWARAAAAAVERFPGGTASLGIPTWFYGHEPPNYFATHIAKYFANAVREAILLEVCNGGIVFLPGAAGTVQEIFQDACENYYGAQETMTPMVLVGREHWEERFPAWPMLQSLAAGRAMEQRIFLVDSVDEALAVLGG
- the speB gene encoding agmatinase → MEELRIEANGNLGPIDSSRIPRYAGAATYARLPRLDQVAKSDVTVVGVPFDSGVSYRPGARFGANHVREASRLLRPYNPAWDVSPFENCQVADAGDMAVNPFNINEAIETIQQNALDLTAAGSKLLTLGGDHTIALPLLRAAAERAGGPIAMLHFDAHLDTWDTYFGAEYTHGTPFRRAVEEGILDTEAISHIGTRGPLYGKKDLDDDQRFGFGIVTSADVYYQGVLETVAKVRDRIGDRPLYISVDIDVLDPAHAPGTGTPEAGGITSRELLEIIRGFRGMNLVGADVVEVAPAYDHAEITGVAASHVAYELVTLMADNTVEGDRFGAETGYAAQALGREARRPAGFAAASPAPADNGAVRAAVGGYSQ